In Candidatus Eremiobacteraceae bacterium, a single genomic region encodes these proteins:
- a CDS encoding DUF4349 domain-containing protein encodes MTHRPISELLPWYVNDTLTLEERTAVEAEVERCAECATEVEQLAALRDYMLETDAAMEGPSQTLFAKTLARIEREEHAPRRAGKLWAALAGLSWILVAAPVVAAVVVMGFWAFGPGGRFAGQVSAVAPPEQPQIVQLDASARSVASNAAAYPAMYQRFKNETTGAGGPADAVHRDIARTGAISLVVDDVERAINLADSVASQRGGYVSSLSDQTPQSPGERHSADMQVSVPSAQFDGAMISLAALGVVRSRSVNAQDVTSSVVDLTARLDNARRTERDLAAIMDRQGKIDDILQAEQQLAQAREQVEQLAGQLQAQQQSVALSTIDLTLTDAAPKPSTAAPSGSDQLGDAWRAAVRSVGSFTLAIVGAAFFIVAYVPYIALVLILAFFAWRRFAGQTPR; translated from the coding sequence GTGACGCACCGCCCGATCTCCGAGCTTCTCCCTTGGTACGTCAACGACACGCTGACGCTGGAAGAGCGCACGGCCGTCGAGGCCGAGGTCGAACGCTGCGCCGAGTGCGCGACCGAAGTCGAGCAACTGGCGGCGCTGCGCGATTATATGTTGGAGACGGACGCCGCGATGGAGGGACCGTCGCAGACGCTTTTCGCGAAGACTCTCGCGCGGATCGAGCGCGAGGAACATGCCCCGCGGCGGGCGGGTAAACTGTGGGCGGCGCTCGCCGGACTCAGCTGGATTCTGGTCGCCGCGCCGGTGGTCGCTGCTGTCGTGGTCATGGGCTTTTGGGCATTCGGTCCTGGCGGCCGCTTTGCGGGGCAGGTGTCGGCCGTCGCTCCGCCCGAGCAACCGCAGATTGTGCAGCTTGATGCAAGCGCGCGATCCGTGGCGTCAAACGCCGCCGCGTATCCCGCAATGTACCAGAGGTTCAAGAATGAAACCACCGGAGCGGGAGGGCCGGCTGACGCGGTTCATCGAGATATCGCGCGGACGGGAGCGATCAGTCTCGTGGTCGACGACGTCGAGCGAGCCATCAACCTCGCCGATTCCGTCGCGAGCCAGCGTGGCGGTTACGTCTCATCGCTTTCCGACCAGACGCCGCAGTCGCCGGGCGAGCGCCACTCCGCGGACATGCAGGTCAGCGTGCCGTCCGCGCAATTCGACGGGGCTATGATTTCGCTCGCCGCCTTAGGAGTCGTCCGGTCGCGCTCGGTCAACGCCCAAGATGTCACGAGCAGCGTTGTTGACCTGACCGCACGCTTGGACAATGCGCGGCGAACCGAACGCGATCTCGCGGCGATCATGGATCGGCAGGGGAAGATCGACGACATTCTGCAGGCGGAACAGCAGCTGGCCCAGGCACGCGAGCAAGTCGAACAACTCGCAGGCCAGCTCCAGGCGCAGCAGCAGTCCGTTGCTCTCTCTACCATAGACCTCACGCTGACGGATGCGGCGCCGAAGCCGTCTACCGCAGCACCGAGCGGAAGCGACCAGCTGGGCGACGCATGGCGGGCGGCGGTCCGATCGGTCGGTTCGTTCACGCTTGCAATCGTCGGTGCCGCATTCTTCATAGTCGCCTACGTGCCGTACATCGCGCTGGTCTTAATATTGGCGTTTTTCGCTTGGCGCAGATTCGCCGGACAAACACCCCGCTAA